One stretch of Zingiber officinale cultivar Zhangliang chromosome 6B, Zo_v1.1, whole genome shotgun sequence DNA includes these proteins:
- the LOC121991327 gene encoding auxin-responsive protein SAUR50-like: MKKLEGFRKIGQLKHVIRKWRSLTLGCGSVDDGGSTPPPGSLPVYVGPDQQRFVIPIRALKFPAVYGLLRLKEEQYAFPVRDVGCLVFPCDPDFFGFVLDTLNRDEARYGNMSLDAFVALFSDLNNSEAANDSPCRYSSSCNTFSRLLTRTTSACSTSAPISPRNI, translated from the coding sequence ATGAAGAAGCTGGAGGGGTTCCGCAAGATCGGGCAACTGAAGCACGTGATACGAAAGTGGCGATCGCTCACCCTTGGATGCGGATCCGTCGACGACGGTGGCTCCACGCCCCCGCCTGGGTCTCTTCCCGTCTACGTTGGGCCTGATCAACAGCGCTTCGTGATCCCTATCCGGGCCCTCAAATTCCCTGCCGTATACGGTTTACTCCGCCTCAAGGAGGAGCAATACGCCTTCCCTGTCCGCGACGTAGGCTGCCTCGTCTTCCCCTGCGACCCGGACTTCTTCGGATTCGTCCTTGACACCCTCAATCGCGACGAGGCACGCTACGGTAATATGTCCCTAGACGCCTTCGTTGCCCTCTTCTCCGATCTCAACAACTCCGAAGCCGCCAACGACTCTCCGTGCCGCTACTCCTCCTCCTGCAACACCTTCTCCCGTCTCCTCACCAGAACCACCAGTGCTTGTTCAACGTCAGCACCAATCTCTCCCCGGAACATATGA
- the LOC121988663 gene encoding 60S acidic ribosomal protein P3-like, with translation MGVFTFVCRSSGSEWTAKQLSGDLEASAASTFDLQRQLVRAVLGVDSSGGVQSSFSLVSPSSAVFQVIIGGGGGGGAFIGGGAPSGAAAAGAGGGAAAPEAPPAEEKKEEKEESDEDMGFSLFD, from the exons ATGGGCGTCTTCACCTTCGTGTGTCGCAGCTCGGGCAGCGAATGGACCGCGAAGCAGCTTTCTGGCGATCTCGAGGCCTCGGCTGCTTCGACCTTTGATCTCCAACGGCAGCTTGTTCGTGCAGTGCTCGGTGTTGACTCCTCCGGCGGCGTACAGTCGTCCTTCTCATTAGTCTCCCCGTCTTCGGCCGTCTTCCAG GTAATCATCGGCGGTGGCGGAGGTGGTGGTGCATTCATCGGCGGTGGTGCTCCATCAGGCGCTGCAGCGGCAGGCGCTGGTGGTGGAGCAGCAgctcctgaggcacctcctgccgaggaaaagaaggaagagaaggaggagaGTGACGAGGACATGGGATTCTCCCTCTTTGATTAG